Genomic DNA from bacterium:
GACCACGGCCAGCGCGAAGAGCTCGCCGGAGTTGGCGGCGATGGTGACCGACTGGGCGAAGGTGGCCGGTCCCACGATCAACGGCACGGCGAAGGGGACCACCTTCAGCTCGCCCAGGTCCTGGTCGCGGCGCAGGTGGAAGGTGACCCCCCGGCTCAGGCGCATGTAACCGATGCCCGACAGGACCAGCCCCCCGGCCAGCCGCAGCGTGGCCACGTCCACCTGGAAGACGACCTTGAAGAGGAAGCTCCCCGTCCCGGCGATGAGCGCCGTGATCAAGAAAGCCCACAGGTTCCCGAGGTAGATGAGCCGCGACACGTCCCGGTCCGGGTGCTCCCGGGCGATGGAAAGAATCAGCATCATCTGGCTCACCGGGTTGATGATGATGACCAGGAAGATGAGCTGGAGGAAGAACTCGTTCATCTACCCTCCGAGGAGCGTTTCGCGCAGGAGCTCGAACAGGGGGCGGAGCCGGTCTTCGGCGGGCGCGTCGCCGGGGTCGGTTCCCACGGCGAACCCCGGCCCGCCGGCTGGGATGATGAAGGCCGATAGCCCCGTGAGGCGCGGCGCGGGTCGCAGCCAGTCGTCCAGGAGCACCGCCGCCGGTCCGCCGGTCCCCCGGGCCAGCTCCGCCAGCTCGTCAATCCCGAAATGCTCGACGAAGCCGGCCAGGCGGAAGCTCCCCGAGGCGGCCCACACCGCCCCGTCGCCCTCCGCCCATCCATCGGCGAGCTCCCGGACGAGGCAGCGGTTGGTGGTCCCGAAGGGGACGACTTCCAACCCGGTTTCGGTCAGCACATCGGCCAGGCGCCGACCGTCGGCCAGGGTCAGCTTCTGTCCGCGGCAGAGCCAAACGCGCCGCGCCCCGCTTATCGAAAAAAACGCGGCCAGCCCCCGCGCGGGATCGCCGCATGCAACTATATCCCCGAGGGGCAGGCCGTAGAGCTCGGCGGCCAGGAGGGTCGTCAGCACGGGGAGCTTCTCCCCGGACGGCCGGCCCAGCAGGTCCCGGCCCCAACGGACGGCTTCGGCGGCCGACTCATTCACCGGCCCCGGACGGAGCGCCAGGCGGCAGAGTCCCGACAGAAGCCCGCCGGGCAGAGCGCCCAGGTCGGGCTCCAACTCGACAGCCCCGCGACGCACGGCGTCCACGCTCGGGGGGTGCGCCATGGGTAAGCCTCCTTGGGATTACTCTACCGTTTGGGGGTCCTTTTGTCAAACTGCACCCGCCCGTGGGGGGCCGGTCGAGCTTGACTATCCCCGGGCGAGTTGCTAAACTCCGTCTGTTTTTACGCGGATGCAACCGGCGCGGTTTTTCGGGTCGGGGTTCCGCATTGCCGGCATCGTGCCCATGCACCGGCCCGCACAAAACAAGAGCGATTCCACCGAAACCGTCTTCCGCAGCGGATTTGTGGTACTCCTTGGGCGCCCCAACGTCGGCAAGTCCACCCTTCTCAACACCCTGTTGGGCGAGAAGGTCGCACCCGCCACCCCCAAGCCCCAGACCACGCGCCGCCGCCTGCGTGGCGTCCTCACCGCCGAGGGCTACCAGGCGGTCTTCGTGGACACGCCGGGCTACCACCGGCCGAAGGACGAGCTCGGGCGCAGGATGATGGCGACCACCCGGAGGGCGCTGACCGACGCGGACGCCGTCCTGATTGTGGTGGACTCCACCGACCTTGGGCCGGCCGACGGCGAGCTGGGCGACCTGGCCGCGACCACGGGGAAACCGTGTTTGGTCGCCTGGAACAAGGTTGACCTTCCGCGCTCCGGCCCCCTTCCCCGGCGGCTGGGGGGCGGTGACGTCGAGGCGTTTCCGGTCTCGGCCCTCACCGGCGCGGGGCTCGAATCCCTCCTCGGCCGCCTGGTCGAGATGCTGCCCGTCGGGCCGCCGCTCTACGACGCCGACCAGCTCACCGCCGAGACCGAGCGCGAGCTGGTGGGCGAGTTCGTGCGCGAGCAGGCGATGCTCGTACTGCGCGAGGAGCTGCCCTACGCCCTCGAGGTCCACCTGGACGCCTTCGAGGACCGGCCGGGCGGCCACACCTACATCGCCGCCACCCTCTTCGTCGAGAGGAAGAGCCAGGTGGGGATAGTCGTGGGGGCCGGGGGGTCCGTCCTGCGCGGAATCGGCAGCCGGGCCCGAAGCACCGTGGAGACCTTTCTCGAACGGCGCGTGTACCTGGACCTCTCGGTCAAGGTCCGGCCCAAGTGGCGGCGCGACCCCGCGGCGCTCGACGGGTTCGGATATGGCAGGAGCCGATGACGGGCATGGGCAAGAACAACCACGGCGACAAACCGGTGCGCATCTTCGAGGAGTGGTGCAAGGGCTGCGGCATCTGCGTCGCCTTCTGCCCCAAGGGCGTGCTGGTGCTGAACCATCTCGGCAAGGCGGAGATAGCCCACATCGAGAACTGCCTCTACTGCAAGCTCTGCGAGATTCTATGTCTCGATTTCGCTGTCACCGTCAGGGGCAAACCCGAGGCGGAGAAAGCCGATGTCGAAGAGTAAGAACCTGCAGTTTTACTCGGGCAACGAGGCGATAGCCCACGGCGCGCTCTACGCCGGGTGCGACTTCTTCGCCGGCTACCCCATCACCCCCTCTACCGAGGTGGCCGAGATAATGGCCCTGGAGCAGCCCAAGCGGGGCGGCTCCTTCATCCAGATGGAGGACGAGATAGCCTCCATGGCGGCCATCGTGGGGGGGGCCATGGCCGGGGCCAAGTCCATGACCGCCAC
This window encodes:
- a CDS encoding 4Fe-4S dicluster domain-containing protein, which gives rise to MGKNNHGDKPVRIFEEWCKGCGICVAFCPKGVLVLNHLGKAEIAHIENCLYCKLCEILCLDFAVTVRGKPEAEKADVEE
- the era gene encoding GTPase Era, which produces MHRPAQNKSDSTETVFRSGFVVLLGRPNVGKSTLLNTLLGEKVAPATPKPQTTRRRLRGVLTAEGYQAVFVDTPGYHRPKDELGRRMMATTRRALTDADAVLIVVDSTDLGPADGELGDLAATTGKPCLVAWNKVDLPRSGPLPRRLGGGDVEAFPVSALTGAGLESLLGRLVEMLPVGPPLYDADQLTAETERELVGEFVREQAMLVLREELPYALEVHLDAFEDRPGGHTYIAATLFVERKSQVGIVVGAGGSVLRGIGSRARSTVETFLERRVYLDLSVKVRPKWRRDPAALDGFGYGRSR